A genomic segment from Micromonospora echinaurantiaca encodes:
- a CDS encoding C39 family peptidase has protein sequence MRTDILRKTALTAAGLAFTGGAIAAPSTAVFAAEKPTTSVTTDRKNGERELGVRYEAQPNFYYCGPAAARNALSVQGKNINMDAMAEEMGTTEAGTNSINDITPVLNKETGKDVYRSVEIRDRAADDKQTDKLRADVVKAVDEGRAVVANIAGTATDTDGNTHSFEGGHYISVVGYRDGGNTVTIADSANPNTASYRMSIDNLADWIATRGYAA, from the coding sequence ATGCGTACCGACATCCTGCGTAAGACCGCCCTGACCGCCGCCGGCCTCGCGTTCACCGGCGGCGCCATCGCCGCCCCCAGCACCGCCGTCTTCGCGGCCGAGAAGCCGACCACCTCGGTGACCACCGACCGCAAGAACGGTGAGCGGGAACTGGGCGTGCGCTACGAGGCCCAGCCGAACTTCTACTACTGCGGCCCCGCCGCCGCCCGCAACGCCCTGTCCGTGCAGGGCAAGAACATCAACATGGACGCCATGGCCGAGGAAATGGGCACCACCGAGGCCGGCACCAACTCCATCAACGACATCACCCCCGTCCTGAACAAGGAAACCGGTAAGGACGTCTACCGCAGCGTCGAGATCCGCGACCGCGCCGCCGACGACAAGCAGACCGACAAGCTGCGCGCCGACGTGGTCAAGGCCGTCGACGAAGGCCGCGCCGTGGTCGCCAACATCGCCGGCACCGCCACCGACACCGACGGCAACACCCACTCCTTCGAAGGCGGGCACTACATCAGCGTCGTCGGCTACCGCGACGGCGGTAACACGGTCACCATCGCCGACTCCGCCAACCCGAACACCGCCAGCTACCGGATGAGCATCGACAACCTCGCCGACTGGATCGCCACCCGCGGCTACGCCGCCTGA
- a CDS encoding GNAT family N-acetyltransferase: MPALTPPTERVQASFLAAMAEFQAEGRGDRQDHTMVGTEIRRYAATWHRPEAFARYVADLRAQALPDTPRPAGWAPDTTLWWVDGDEYLGRISVRHRLTPQLREVGGHIGYDVRPTARRRGHATAMLRAALPVAHRLAIDPALVTCDVDNLASRRVIERNGGVLADERAGKLRFWVPTGRP; encoded by the coding sequence ATGCCCGCGCTGACGCCGCCCACCGAACGGGTACAGGCCAGCTTCCTGGCCGCGATGGCCGAGTTCCAGGCCGAGGGCCGGGGCGACCGGCAGGACCACACCATGGTCGGCACCGAGATCCGCCGGTACGCGGCGACCTGGCACCGCCCGGAGGCGTTCGCCAGGTACGTGGCCGACCTGCGCGCCCAGGCGCTGCCGGACACGCCGCGGCCGGCGGGCTGGGCGCCGGACACCACTCTGTGGTGGGTCGACGGCGACGAGTACCTCGGCCGGATCTCCGTCCGGCACCGGCTCACCCCGCAGCTGCGGGAGGTCGGCGGCCACATCGGCTACGACGTACGGCCCACCGCCCGTCGCCGCGGGCACGCCACCGCCATGCTGCGTGCGGCGCTGCCGGTGGCCCACCGGCTCGCCATCGACCCGGCGCTGGTCACCTGCGACGTGGACAATCTCGCCTCCCGGCGGGTGATCGAGCGCAACGGCGGGGTGCTCGCCGACGAGCGCGCCGGCAAGCTGCGGTTCTGGGTGCCCACCGGCCGACCGTGA
- a CDS encoding right-handed parallel beta-helix repeat-containing protein — protein sequence MGYRSVGTVAAVRRTPVAGAPLYCDAREYGLRGDGVTNDQPALAALVDRLGAGYAADGRARVIYCPPGTYSIRDAGTVWRSGVSLIGAGPGATRFLLSNEGNRADPMPLAFWTTVQHGANRDRHIADCTFADFEIDGSGVALAQYDYLAKGLGLQYVVRGIFRNLYIHHTGATGLGCDFLQDSLIDGVVVVGCGRLDNGEEMGGAGIGVGIGGWGAVERLTIANSTALGNGTNGIFLELQKDYWTPPRGYRIIGCHSEANRFGISDWGADGLIVTACTMTGNLEAGFDVSANGTAGIAGRGGLLTDCVIDGNIGDGVSMGNTPGPYTVRGNRISRNGGHGYREHVLGDGYRGPASDVVIDSNEIWENGCDGIRIDRPMTDPTIVGNRIRNNGRRCAPAASGGGESVWYGTRSMIDRSADWTQDGHRGKVLRVGSRAAVVAGNTDTELALAEIRPDTVTAWNEDTPGPGTGYVLPDAPPVRAGITVNAAVDSAIVRGNRIWDRRDQQTQTYGVWVTERGRCVACRVDDNDFAGNASGPVRLDTPLDGGSWYRNHDDGH from the coding sequence GTGGGGTACCGCAGCGTGGGTACGGTGGCCGCGGTGCGCCGTACGCCCGTGGCCGGCGCGCCGTTGTACTGCGACGCCCGCGAGTACGGCCTGCGGGGCGACGGCGTGACCAACGACCAGCCGGCGCTGGCCGCGCTGGTGGACCGCCTCGGCGCGGGCTATGCGGCCGACGGGCGGGCCCGGGTCATCTACTGCCCACCGGGCACCTACTCGATCCGCGACGCCGGCACGGTCTGGCGCAGCGGGGTGTCGCTGATCGGCGCCGGGCCCGGGGCGACCCGCTTCCTGCTGAGCAACGAGGGGAACCGGGCCGACCCGATGCCGCTGGCGTTCTGGACCACCGTGCAGCACGGCGCAAACCGGGACCGGCACATCGCCGACTGCACCTTCGCCGACTTCGAGATCGACGGCTCGGGGGTGGCCCTGGCGCAGTACGACTACCTCGCCAAGGGGCTCGGCCTGCAGTACGTGGTGCGGGGCATCTTCCGCAACCTCTACATCCACCACACCGGAGCCACCGGGCTCGGCTGCGACTTCCTCCAGGACAGCCTGATCGACGGGGTGGTGGTGGTCGGCTGCGGCCGGCTGGACAACGGTGAGGAGATGGGTGGCGCCGGCATCGGGGTGGGCATCGGCGGCTGGGGCGCGGTGGAGCGGCTCACCATCGCCAACTCCACCGCCCTCGGCAACGGCACCAACGGCATCTTCCTGGAACTCCAGAAGGACTACTGGACGCCCCCGCGCGGCTACCGCATCATCGGCTGCCACAGCGAGGCCAACCGGTTCGGCATCTCCGACTGGGGCGCGGACGGCCTGATCGTGACGGCCTGCACCATGACCGGCAACCTGGAGGCCGGCTTCGACGTGTCGGCCAACGGCACGGCCGGGATCGCCGGTCGCGGCGGCCTGCTCACCGACTGCGTCATCGACGGCAACATCGGCGACGGGGTAAGCATGGGCAACACCCCCGGCCCGTACACGGTCCGGGGCAACCGGATCAGCCGCAACGGCGGCCACGGCTACCGCGAACACGTGCTCGGTGACGGCTACCGCGGCCCGGCCTCGGACGTCGTGATCGACAGCAACGAGATCTGGGAGAACGGCTGCGACGGGATCCGGATCGACCGGCCGATGACCGACCCGACGATCGTCGGCAACCGGATCCGCAACAACGGCCGGCGGTGTGCCCCGGCGGCCTCCGGCGGTGGCGAGTCGGTGTGGTACGGCACCCGGTCCATGATCGACCGCAGCGCCGACTGGACCCAGGACGGGCACCGGGGCAAGGTGCTGCGGGTCGGATCGCGGGCGGCGGTGGTGGCCGGCAACACCGACACCGAACTGGCCCTCGCCGAGATCCGTCCGGACACCGTGACCGCCTGGAACGAGGACACCCCGGGGCCCGGCACCGGGTACGTTCTGCCCGACGCCCCACCGGTGCGGGCCGGAATCACCGTCAACGCCGCTGTGGACTCGGCGATCGTCCGCGGCAACCGGATCTGGGACCGGCGGGACCAGCAGACGCAGACCTACGGGGTGTGGGTCACCGAGCGCGGCCGGTGCGTGGCCTGTCGGGTCGACGACAACGACTTCGCGGGCAACGCCTCGGGTCCGGTGCGGCTGGACACGCCCCTGGACGGCGGCAGCTGGTACCGCAACCACGACGACGGTCACTGA